The Chryseobacterium sp. LJ668 genome segment TTTTGCCATAATTCCTAACGATTATTTACTTGCTTTTTTCTTGTTAGCAACTGTTTTTCTCTTTCCTTTACGGGTTCTAGAGTTGTTTTTCGTTCTCTGGCCTCTTAAAGGTAGTCCTAGTCTGTGACGTATTCCTCGTTGGCATCCTATGTCCATCAATCGCTTGATGTTCAATTGCACTTCAGATCTAAGCTCACCTTCTACTTTAATGTTTTCGGTGATGTAATTTCTGATTGCAGCCAATTCATCGTCATTCCATTCGTTGACTTTCTTGTCTTCGCTGATACCGGCATTTTTCAGGATCTCAGAAGAAGTACTTCTTCCAACACCATAAATATAAGTTAAACCGATAACACCTCTTTTGTTTTTTGGTAAATCAATACCTGCAATTCTCGCCATAATTTAATATTAGCCTTGTCTTTGTTTAAATTTTGGGTTCTTCTTGTTGATTACGAAAAGCACGCCTTTTCTGCGTACAATTTTGCAATCAGCACTTCTTTTTTTAATTGATGCTCTAACTTTCATTTGAAATATATTTATTTTTTTAATACTGAAAAAATGGAATTTTGCAATTTCATCTGATCGTATTTATTTTTTAACAAGAGCCAAATGGAAATCAGAAGATTCCATTTGGCGGTTGTTTAATATCTAAATGTAATTCTCCCTTTGGTTAAATCGTAAGGAGACATTTCAAGTTTTACCTTATCACCGGGTAAAAGTTTAATATAATGCATTCTCATTTTACCGGAGATATGAGCGATAAGAATATGCCCATTCTCAAGTTCTACACGGAACTGCGCGTTCGAAAGTGCTTCCGTAATAACGCCGTCCTGCTCAATATGTTTCTGTTTTGCCATAAATTAATATCCAGTCGATCTTGATAGTTTAGACTGCATTAAGCCATCATAATGATGATTCAGCAGATAAGTGTTAATCTGTTGAACTGTATCTAGTACCACCCCAACCATAATTAGCAACGAAGTTCCGCCAAAAAATAAGGCGAACGCATCTGTCTGAACAAGGCTTCCATGCACTATAGCCGGAAGGACTGCAAAGATAGATAAAAATATTGCACCTGGCAAGGTAATTTTTGATAAAATATCATCTAAATAATCAGCTGTCTCTTTACCTGGTCTTACTTTTGGTACCAAACCTCCATTCCTCTTTAAATCATCAGCCATTTGGTTCACCGGAATTGTAATTGCGGTATAGAAAAATGAAAAGATAATAATCAATAGTGCAAACAATACATTGTACTGCCAGCTAAAAACATTTTTGAAACCTGCAAGAAAAGTATTTGATTCGTCAAATTTTGTCAATAAGCCGGGTACAAACATTAATGCCTGAGCAAAAATGATTGGCATAACCCCTGCCGCATTTACTTTTAATGGAATCCACTGTCTTGCTCCCTGCATAAGATTTTTATTAACACCTCCTCTTGCTTGAGCTCTGCTTACATACTGAATAGGGATTTTTCTTACCGCAACAGATAGTACTACTGCTAAAAGAACAACCAGCATCCAGAATATCACTTCAATAAGGATCATGATAGAACCCAATCCTCCTTTTCCGTTTTGTACTGCGATTTCCTGTACAAATGCTTCTGGTAATCTAGATAAAATACCTACCATAATAAGGATAGAAATACCATTTCCAATACCTTTATCGGTAATTTTTTCACCTAACCACATGGCAAATACAGAACCACCTACCAAGATTACAATACTTGGCAACCAGAACATAATAGAATTGGGGTCTACAAGATATGCAGACTGGAACTGAGCATACGGTAGGAATAACTGAGTAATAGAAGTTAAATAAGATGGTGCCTGTACAAGACAAACCCCAATTGTTAACCATCTAGTAATTTGATTCAGTGTATTTCTACCTGATTCTCCGTCTTTTTGAAGTTTCTGAAGATAAGGGATAGCCATCCCCATCAACTGAACGATAATAGAAGCAGAAATATAAGGCATTATACCTAAAGCCATCACGGAAGCGTGGCTGAAAGCCCCACCTGTAAACGACGAAAGCAAGCCAAGGAGACCTGCTCCCTGCTTGTTACCGCCTTGACTTTTATAATGCTCCAAGAGATCTCCTACTTCTGCAAGGTTAATTGCAGGTAGAGAGATGAAAGATGCGAATCTATACACAAGGATAATACCTAAAGTAAAGAGAATCTTATCTCTTAATTCTTTAAGGCTCCAAATATTCTTAAGGGTTTGTATAAATTCTTTCATTAGTAATATTATAAGGTAATTGCTTTTCCACCTGCTTTAGAAATAAGCTCTTCAGCAGATTTAGTGAACTTGTCAGCAGAGATTGAAACCGCAGATTTCAATTCTCCTCTCCCCATAATTTTCACTATTTCTTTCTTAGTAGCCAGACCGTTTTCTACCAAAACTTCTTTTGTAATATCTCCTGTTAAAGATTTAGTATCAATTAGATTTTGAATATCATCCAGGTTAATAGCTCTGTATTCTTTTCTGTTTACGTTTTTGAAACCGAATTTAGGTAATCTTCTCTGCAAAGGCATTTGACCCCCTTCGAAACCGATTTTTTGAGAATAACCAGCTCTAGCTTGCTGACCATTGTGACCTTTCCCAGCTGTACCGCCTTTTCCACTACCTTGTCCTCTACCAATTCTTTTTGAACTAAAAGTAGAACCTGCTGCAGGTCTTATGTTGTTTAAATTCATTTTAAAATTATTTTAAAAATTATTTTTGAACTTCAAGTAAGTGACTAACTGCAGCGATCATTCCTAAAATTGAAGGAGTAGCTTCGTGCTCTATAACTTGGTGAAGTCTCTTAAATCCTAATGCTTCAAGCGTTCTCTTTTGGGTTTTTGTTCTACCAATAGCGCTTCTTACTTGTTTTACTTTAATTGTTGCCATTGTATATATATTAACCGTTAAACACTTTACTTAGAGAAACTCCTCTCATTCTTGCAATCTCTTCTGGTCTTCTGATGTCTAACAATGCTTTGAAAGTTGCCTTTACCACATTGTGAGGGTTTGAAGATCCTTTAGATTTTGAAAGGATATCGTGAATACCTGCAGATTCTAATACCGCTCTTACCGCACCACCGGCGATAAGACCTGTACCGTGTGAAGCAGGTCTCATGAAGATATCTGCACCACCATATCTAGCAGCAGTCTGGTGAGGAATGGTGTGATTCATTACAGGAACTTTCACAAGATTTTTCTTAGCATCTTCTACTGCTTTTGCAATAGCAGAAGCTACTTCTTTAGATTTTCCTAAACCAAAACCGATAGTTCCGTTTTCGTCTCCTACAACAACAATTGCAGAAAATCCGAAAGCTCTACCCCCTTTAGTTACTTTTGTTACCCTGTTTACGGATACGAGACGATCTTTTAATTCTAATCCTCCCGGTTTTACTCTTTCTATATTATCTAGTCCTAACATATTTTCCGAAATTTAATGATTAGAATTTAAGTCCTCCTTCTCTCGCACCGTCAGCTAAAGCCTTAACTCTACCGTGATATACGAAACCGTTTCTATCAAATACAATAGCTTCAATCCCAGCAGCAATAGCTTTGGCAGCAATAGCTTTACCTACAGCAGCAGAAATTTCACTTTTAGTACCGTTAGCATCCACACCTTTTTCTCTCGAAGAAGCTGAAGCTAAAGTTTTACCATCTTTATCGTCTATTAACTGAGCGTAAATTTCCTTATTACTCTTGTATACAGATAATCTTGGCAATTCAGAAGATCCAGAGATTTTCCCTCTTACTCTTCTTTTTATTCTTATTCTTTTTTCTAATTTACTTAGTGCCATTTTCTTAAAATTTATTAAGCAGATTTACCAGCTTTACGTCTAACATTTTCTCCTACGAATCTTACACCTTTTCCTTTGTATGGCTCAGGCTTTCTGAATGAACGGATCTTTGCAGAAACCATCCCAAGAAGTTGCTTGTCAAAAGACGTTAAAGTAATAATTGGGTTTTTACCTTTTTCAGTCAATGTATCGATTACCACTTCTTTTGGAAGTTCTAATACAATACCGTGAGAGAATCCTAAAGCTAACTCAAGTTTCTGACCTGAGTGAGAAGCTCTGTATCCTACTCCCACTAGTTCCAACTTTTTAGTGAAACCTTCAGCAGTTCCAATAATCATGTTGTTG includes the following:
- the infA gene encoding translation initiation factor IF-1, producing the protein MAKQKHIEQDGVITEALSNAQFRVELENGHILIAHISGKMRMHYIKLLPGDKVKLEMSPYDLTKGRITFRY
- the rplR gene encoding 50S ribosomal protein L18; the encoded protein is MALSKLEKRIRIKRRVRGKISGSSELPRLSVYKSNKEIYAQLIDDKDGKTLASASSREKGVDANGTKSEISAAVGKAIAAKAIAAGIEAIVFDRNGFVYHGRVKALADGAREGGLKF
- the rpmD gene encoding 50S ribosomal protein L30, whose protein sequence is MATIKVKQVRSAIGRTKTQKRTLEALGFKRLHQVIEHEATPSILGMIAAVSHLLEVQK
- the rpsE gene encoding 30S ribosomal protein S5; this encodes MLGLDNIERVKPGGLELKDRLVSVNRVTKVTKGGRAFGFSAIVVVGDENGTIGFGLGKSKEVASAIAKAVEDAKKNLVKVPVMNHTIPHQTAARYGGADIFMRPASHGTGLIAGGAVRAVLESAGIHDILSKSKGSSNPHNVVKATFKALLDIRRPEEIARMRGVSLSKVFNG
- the rpmJ gene encoding 50S ribosomal protein L36 is translated as MKVRASIKKRSADCKIVRRKGVLFVINKKNPKFKQRQG
- the rpsM gene encoding 30S ribosomal protein S13: MARIAGIDLPKNKRGVIGLTYIYGVGRSTSSEILKNAGISEDKKVNEWNDDELAAIRNYITENIKVEGELRSEVQLNIKRLMDIGCQRGIRHRLGLPLRGQRTKNNSRTRKGKRKTVANKKKASK
- the rplO gene encoding 50S ribosomal protein L15 — translated: MNLNNIRPAAGSTFSSKRIGRGQGSGKGGTAGKGHNGQQARAGYSQKIGFEGGQMPLQRRLPKFGFKNVNRKEYRAINLDDIQNLIDTKSLTGDITKEVLVENGLATKKEIVKIMGRGELKSAVSISADKFTKSAEELISKAGGKAITL
- the rplF gene encoding 50S ribosomal protein L6, giving the protein MSRIGKSIITIPAGVTVTQNEGVVTVKGPKGELIQELTEGITLEQEDGVLTFSRPSESKQHKALHGLYRALINNMIIGTAEGFTKKLELVGVGYRASHSGQKLELALGFSHGIVLELPKEVVIDTLTEKGKNPIITLTSFDKQLLGMVSAKIRSFRKPEPYKGKGVRFVGENVRRKAGKSA
- the secY gene encoding preprotein translocase subunit SecY, translated to MKEFIQTLKNIWSLKELRDKILFTLGIILVYRFASFISLPAINLAEVGDLLEHYKSQGGNKQGAGLLGLLSSFTGGAFSHASVMALGIMPYISASIIVQLMGMAIPYLQKLQKDGESGRNTLNQITRWLTIGVCLVQAPSYLTSITQLFLPYAQFQSAYLVDPNSIMFWLPSIVILVGGSVFAMWLGEKITDKGIGNGISILIMVGILSRLPEAFVQEIAVQNGKGGLGSIMILIEVIFWMLVVLLAVVLSVAVRKIPIQYVSRAQARGGVNKNLMQGARQWIPLKVNAAGVMPIIFAQALMFVPGLLTKFDESNTFLAGFKNVFSWQYNVLFALLIIIFSFFYTAITIPVNQMADDLKRNGGLVPKVRPGKETADYLDDILSKITLPGAIFLSIFAVLPAIVHGSLVQTDAFALFFGGTSLLIMVGVVLDTVQQINTYLLNHHYDGLMQSKLSRSTGY